One stretch of bacterium DNA includes these proteins:
- a CDS encoding SelT/SelW/SelH family protein: MSDRAPRVEIEYCVGCRWLMRAAWTAQELLTTFENELAEVALVPGRTGGVFVVRLGDEVVFDRKEEGGFPELRELKQRIRDRVAPERDLGHSDRKGDSE; this comes from the coding sequence ATGTCGGATCGCGCGCCGCGCGTCGAGATCGAGTATTGCGTCGGTTGCCGCTGGCTGATGCGCGCCGCCTGGACGGCCCAGGAGCTGCTCACGACCTTCGAGAACGAGCTGGCCGAGGTGGCCCTCGTGCCGGGTCGAACGGGGGGCGTCTTCGTCGTGCGCCTCGGCGACGAGGTCGTCTTCGATCGAAAGGAAGAGGGGGGCTTCCCGGAGCTTCGCGAGCTGAAGCAGCGGATCCGGGACCGGGTCGCGCCGGAGCGCGATCTCGGCCACTCCGATCGCAAGGGGGATTCGGAATGA